Proteins encoded by one window of Megachile rotundata isolate GNS110a chromosome 10, iyMegRotu1, whole genome shotgun sequence:
- the LOC105664173 gene encoding uncharacterized protein LOC105664173, whose translation MDRLQFIFTVRGAADMKTNVLCITSIGTPDGHVYAVPEEYQPATLHTEIVKLPAFNKVKNSLTKRHQTRKIWINLTKALANTYLDEGGNLQIGEFYLEEILEKPEDGSQASEQPLMKILEKLLEKSQIQSESRSIGKIAERFMIERFDGRNSNADQWIASFEKECGRFDISDDGKKIEILKSFMDKGAADWYSCTLLKLTIEADWGEWKRVFCETFVSKGWSRIRYALSFKYQTGLLLDYAIKKEKLLLEVRNSIDDGTLIDLIATGLPNFVADRIDREKLRKTEDLYNEIGKLEHLVHKRNFEIRKNKNYINKEKTERTPCETCKNKGKGIRFHPVAECWFKDKEHETKHINSSVLEVEVSDEDPKN comes from the coding sequence ATGGACAGGTTGCAATTTATCTTCACAGTTCGCGGTGCAGCAGATATGAAGACGAACGTGTTGTGCATAACCTCAATCGGCACACCGGATGGCCACGTGTATGCAGTTCCGGAGGAGTATCAACCAGCAACACTACACACAGAAATCGTGAAACTACCTGCATTTAATAAAGTGAAAAATTCATTAACGAAAAGGCACCAAACTAGAAAGATATGGATCAATTTAACTAAAGCATTAGCCAACACTTATTTAGACGAAGGAGGAAATCTACAAATAGGAGAGTTTTATCTAGAGGAGATATTGGAAAAACCAGAAGACGGATCACAAGCTTCAGAACAACCACTTATGAAGATATTAGAAAAGTTGCTGGAAAAGAGCCAAATACAGTCAGAAAGTAGAAGTATAGGTAAAATAGCAGAGCGATTCATGATTGAGAGATTTGATGGAAGAAATTCAAACGCGGATCAGTGGATCGCGAGTTTCGAAAAAGAGTGTGGACGATTTGACATCTCTGACGACggtaagaaaattgaaatcttgaaatcattCATGGATAAAGGCGCCGCAGATTGGTATAGTTGTACACTATTAAAACTTACTATTGAAGCAGACTGGGGAGAGTGGAAAAGAGTCTTTTGCGAAACATTTGTTAGTAAAGGTTGGTCTAGAATAAGATATGCACTGTCGTTTAAATATCAAACAGGTCTTTTACTAGATTATGcgataaaaaaagagaaacttTTATTAGAAGTAAGAAATTCAATTGATGATGGAACACTAATTGATCTAATTGCAACTGGCCTGCCAAATTTTGTAGCTGACAGGATTGATAGAGAAAAACTAAGAAAGACAGAAGACTTATATAACGAAATAGGTAAATTGGAACATTTAGTTCACAAGAGAAACTTTGAAATAAGAAAGAAtaagaattatattaataagGAGAAGACAGAAAGAACACCATGCGAGACCTgtaaaaataaaggtaaaggtATACGCTTCCACCCTGTAGCTGAGTGCTGGTTTAAGGATAAAGAACACGAGACGAAACATATAAATAGTTCAGTATTAGAAGTAGAAGTAAGTGATGAAGATCCAAAAAACTAA